TCGTCACCATGAGACCCTATCTAATCTTTTCGTAATTCCTCCATTTGCAGCCATTTATCAGGATGGATTCCCAATTGAGTCATGAGCTTATTGATGTCGATGTTCGTTTTCTGTTGGTCAAGCCGCTGCTCGGTGCTTCCGGAGCCTCTCTCCTTGTCCACACTCATTTCCACAACTACCTCGCTTATCTATAATTTCCTCTCCATCCCAGCTGCTCATACTTGTTGAAATTACATGTATACAGCAACAACCTATTAAACAACTTACTTACCAATATTATAACCAACGAATCCACATGATGCTGTCGTCTTATGGAGCCTTTGTCCTATGCTTCCGGTTCTAATTTTGTCGAATTTTCTTTTGAAATATTTTGTTGAAAATACAAATTTCTTAATAAGACTCATCGTAACTTATTTATATATGAAAAAAAACCACATTGCATTCATTAAAGAACACAATATGGTTTCTAATATCATAACATCAGATGTTAGTTCCCTGTACGAGCCAATTCTTTCATATTCGCCTCAAAAGCGGCGAGGAGTGCAGCTTCACCCGCCAGGCCTTGGTCTTGAGCCTTCTCGATATGCAGCAGCATGCGCTTGTAATCTTTCGGAATAATACGGACAAAACGGCTGAGCGCCTGATCCCAATCTCCTAGAATTTGCTGTGCCGGCACACTGCCGGTGTACTGCTCATGCTGCTGGATAAGATGATGGAGTGCTTCCGCTTCTACTGTTTCCTCCACACGCTCAAGGAGTACCATCTCCAGATTGCAGCGATCCACAAAAGTTCCTTCAGGATCATAGACGTAGGCTACACCGCCAGACATCCCGGCCGCGAAGTTGCGTCCGGTTTCGCCGAGCACGACTACCCGGCCGCCGGTCATGTATTCACAGCCATGATCACCAACGCCTTCAACCACAATGTTCGCACCCGAGTTGCGAACGGCAAAGCGCTCACCAGCAATGCCTCTTACGTAGGCTTCACCGCCTGTAGCACCATAGAACGCGGTATTACCGGCAATAATGTTCTCCTCGGCTTTGAAGGTTGCTTTTGGCGAAGGCTTCACGATCAGCTTGCCGCCGGAAAGGCCTTTACCGATATAGTCATTCGCATCCCCTTCCACCGTCAGCGTCATCCCTTTCGGCACAAAGGCACCAAAGCTCTGGCCTGCGGAACCCACGAAGTTAAATTGAATCGTGTCTTCAGGTAGTCCGGCAGCGCCGTATTTGCGCGTGACTTCACTGCCCAGTATGGTACCCACTGCACGATCCACGTTTGTGATTGGGAACGTTCCTTCCACCGCTGCACCCGATTCCAATGCAGGCGCAGCGCTGCTGAGCAGTGAACGCATATCCAGCGTTTCTTCCAGACCATGATTCTGTCTTTGACTGCGATAGCGAGTGCTGCCTGCCGGAAGCTCCGGCGTATACAGCAATGCGGAGATATCCACACCTTTCTTCTTCCAGTGATGATCCGCTTTGACGGCATCCAGGCAATCGGTACGTCCAATCATCTCATTAATGGTGCGGAAACCAAGCTCTGCCATCAACTCGCGCATGTCTTGAGCGACAAAGCGCATGAAGTTGGCAACATGCTCCGGATCTCCTGTAAAGTTCTTACGCAGCTCTGGATTCTGCGTGGCTACGCCAACCGGACAGGTATCCATTTGGCAGACACGCATCATGATACATCCGACGGCAACCAATGGTGCCGTAGAGAAGCCATACTCTTCGGCCCCAAGCAGAGCCGCTACCACCAAGTCGCGTCCGTTCAGCATTTTGCCATCCGTCTCAAGCACAACGCGGTCACGCAGATTGTTCATGATGAGTGTCTGATGGGTCTCGGCAAGGCCAAGCTCCCAAGGCATACCCGCATGTCGGATCGAGCCTTGCGGCGAAGCCCCCGTTCCACCATCGTAACCACTGACCAGAATAATGTCCGCGCGGCCCTTCGCAACACCTGCAGCGATCGTCCCCACACCCACCTCGGATACAAGCTTCACGTTGATATCCGCACGCGGGTTGGAGTTCTTCAGGTCGTAAATAAGCTCCGCCAAATCTTCAATGGAGTAGATATCATGATGCGGCGGCGGCGAAATCAGGCCAACACCTGGCGTCGAACCACGAACCTCGGCTACCCAAGGATACACTTTACGGCCCGGCAACTGTCCACCTTCACCCGGCTTCGCGCCCTGCGCCATCTTAATCTGGATTTCGTCCGCATTCACCAGGTAGTTGGAGGTTACGCCGAAACGTCCCGAGGCCACCTGCTTGATGGCGCTGCGGCGGGAGTCGCCATTGGCCTCCGGGATGAAACGTGCCGGATCCTCTCCGCCTTCACCCGTGTTGCTCTTGCCTCCGATGCGGTTCATCCCGATCGCAATACTCTCATGCGCTTCCTTGCTGATCGAGCCGAATGACATCGCGCCCGTTTTGAATCGGCGCATAATGGATTCTACGGATTCAACCTCATCCAGGGGTACCGGTTCGCCGGCTGGCTTGATTTCGAGCAGTGAGCGCAGCGTAAGATGCTGCTCATTCTCCCCTTTCACAAGCTCTGCATATTTTTTATAAGTTGCATAGTCATTGGTTCGGACAGCCTGCTGCAGCAAATGGATGGTTCTCGGGTTGAACAAATGCTCTTCCCCGTCAGCTCTCCATTGATATTCGCCGGCTGAATCCAGCGCTTTATCGTTCCCATCCTTATCGGTAAAGGCACGCTCGTGATGGGCCAGAGTTTCCTTGGCCACTTCTTCCAGCCCAATGCCCCCGATACGGGATGGCGTCCGCGTGAAATAGCTTTCTACGAAATCTTCTTTGAGGCCGACAGCCTCAAAGATTTGGGCCCCGCGATAAGATTGGATCGTGGAGATCCCCATTTTCGACAACACTTTGACAACGCTCTTGTTTGCCGCTTTAATGTAATTCTTCACGGCTTTCTCATGCGAGATCCCGCGAAGCATGCCTTCCGCAATCATGTCATCCAGTGTTTCGAACGCCAGATACGGATTGACCGCGCTAACGCCGTAACCCAGCAGCAGGGCATAATGATGCACTTCACGAGGCTCACCGGATTCAAGCAGGATCGCCACCTTGGTCCGGGTTCCCTGACGGATCAGGTGATGATGGAGAGATGAAACGGCAAGCAGCGATGGAATTGCAGCATTGTCTTTATCCACGCCGCGGTCCGACAAGATCAAGATGTTATGGCCCTTGACAATGACCCGGTCCGCTGCCTCGCAAAGGGTTTCGATTGCTTGGCGAAGCCCTTCTGCACCTTCCGCTGCCGGGAAGAAAATCGGAATGGTCATGGATTTGAAGCCGGGACGACGAATGTGGCGCAGCT
Above is a window of Paenibacillus sp. FSL K6-1330 DNA encoding:
- the gltB gene encoding glutamate synthase large subunit, whose translation is MKHTDFPQKQGLYDPQFEKDACGMGFVAHIKGKPSHEIVSSALTMLANMEHRGGQGSEPNSGDGAGIMLQIPHSFFSFEAAKLGFELPEAGHYGAGMLFLSHDPAVRLAHEDQLASIIAEEGQTLLGFRDVPTHDEMLGKSAKAAKPYVRQVFIGRSADIQDDLSFERKLYVIRRRAELAIRYSGKPEGDSFYVSSLSCRKIVYKGMLTTEQVGEFYLDLQEEGLESAIALIHSRFSTNTFPSWERAHPYRFMIHNGEINTLRGNVNWMHARQSLFEHELFGSDLEKVKPVINPDGSDTGMFDNTFEFLYLSGRSLPHVAMMMVPEPWSNHESMDKTKKAFYEYHSTLMEPWDGPAAMAFTDGVQIGATLDRNGLRPSRYYVTKDDLIILSSEAGVLDIPPENVLYKDRLRPGRMLLVDTQEGRIISDEEVKASIAAELPYSEWLDEHLVELHDLPEPPELPDPKHENVRQLQQAFGYTYEELRKVIEPMAITGAEAVASMGYDAPLAVLSDRPQRLFNYFKQMFAQVTNPPIDAIREELVTSTATTIGPERNLLKPEPESCRHIRLDSPVLSNEDFAKLRHIRRPGFKSMTIPIFFPAAEGAEGLRQAIETLCEAADRVIVKGHNILILSDRGVDKDNAAIPSLLAVSSLHHHLIRQGTRTKVAILLESGEPREVHHYALLLGYGVSAVNPYLAFETLDDMIAEGMLRGISHEKAVKNYIKAANKSVVKVLSKMGISTIQSYRGAQIFEAVGLKEDFVESYFTRTPSRIGGIGLEEVAKETLAHHERAFTDKDGNDKALDSAGEYQWRADGEEHLFNPRTIHLLQQAVRTNDYATYKKYAELVKGENEQHLTLRSLLEIKPAGEPVPLDEVESVESIMRRFKTGAMSFGSISKEAHESIAIGMNRIGGKSNTGEGGEDPARFIPEANGDSRRSAIKQVASGRFGVTSNYLVNADEIQIKMAQGAKPGEGGQLPGRKVYPWVAEVRGSTPGVGLISPPPHHDIYSIEDLAELIYDLKNSNPRADINVKLVSEVGVGTIAAGVAKGRADIILVSGYDGGTGASPQGSIRHAGMPWELGLAETHQTLIMNNLRDRVVLETDGKMLNGRDLVVAALLGAEEYGFSTAPLVAVGCIMMRVCQMDTCPVGVATQNPELRKNFTGDPEHVANFMRFVAQDMRELMAELGFRTINEMIGRTDCLDAVKADHHWKKKGVDISALLYTPELPAGSTRYRSQRQNHGLEETLDMRSLLSSAAPALESGAAVEGTFPITNVDRAVGTILGSEVTRKYGAAGLPEDTIQFNFVGSAGQSFGAFVPKGMTLTVEGDANDYIGKGLSGGKLIVKPSPKATFKAEENIIAGNTAFYGATGGEAYVRGIAGERFAVRNSGANIVVEGVGDHGCEYMTGGRVVVLGETGRNFAAGMSGGVAYVYDPEGTFVDRCNLEMVLLERVEETVEAEALHHLIQQHEQYTGSVPAQQILGDWDQALSRFVRIIPKDYKRMLLHIEKAQDQGLAGEAALLAAFEANMKELARTGN